The genomic segment CCAGCCAGCCTACCGCATCCGTATCGGCGCCGTCGGCCATGACGAATTCGGCGGTCACATCAGCCTTGGCCGCGCCTTCGCGCACCACGCTGGCGTCGCCACGACCTCCCAGCGCCAGCGCCAGTGCATCGATCAGGATCGATTTGCCGGCGCCGGTTTCGCCGGTGAATACGGTAAAGCCAGCGGCGAACTCAAGCTCGATGGCATCGACAATGACAAAATCGCGAATGGAAAGTGTGCGCAGCATGGAAGTCTGGGAATGGCTCAAAAATGGATGTCGAATAGTGCGGACCAGCCACCGGCAACGGTGGCCAAGTCGCAAGGAAAATACAGCAACAGCTTACATGACCAGTATCTTACTTCAGCTGCCCGTCGCGTGAGGGATACTCGTTCCAGTGCAGTTTTTGCCGCAAGGTATCGTAATAGCTCCAGCCGGCCGGATGCAGAAAGGTGATGGTGTGCTCGGAACGCCGGATCAGGATGCGGTCGCCGTGCTGCAGGCTGGCCAGCGTCTGCATGTCGAAATTGACGCTGAGGTCACGGCCATTGACGATCTCGATCACGATTTCACTGCTGTCCGGAATCACGATCGGCCGGTTCGACAGCGCATGCGGCGCAATCGGCACCAGCACCATGCCGCCCAGCGAGGGATGTAGCAAAGGCCCGCCTGCCGACAAGGCATAGGCGGTGGAACCGGTCGGCGTCGCCACGATCAGGCCGTCGGAACGCTGGTTATACATGAAACGGCCGTCGACCTCGACCATCAGCTCGGCCATGCCGGAGCCGGCGCCGCGCGCCACCACCACGTCATTAAACGCCAGCGCACTGAAAATTTCCTGGCCGTCGCGTACAACCGAACCTTGCAACAAGCTGCGCCGCTCCGAATCGACCTTCCCGTCCAGCATCTCACCCAGCACCGGTAACATGCGTTCCAGCGAAATATCGGTAATAAATCCCAACCGGCCCTGATTGATACCGATCAAAGGCACGTCATACGGCGCCAGCTGGCGTGCGATGCCCAGCATGGTTCCGTCGCCGCCGACGATAATTGCGGCGTCAGCCTGGCGACCAATCTGCTCAGGCGTCATCGCAGCGATCGGCAACGCGACATTCTGTGCGGTCTCCGTTTCCAGCACCACGTGATGGCCCCGGCCCTGCAGGAAATCGGCGATTTCCGTCAACGACTCAGAAATGCCGGCGGCAAAGTATTTGCCGACGATCGCAATGGTTTTCGGCATAGATTCCGGCAAGTTCGCTGGCGAACCCGCTTGAGAAGGTGAGGATGGTATTTTTTTAGGCCACATGCCGGCGATTAGACCATAATTTAGGCTTGCAATGAAGGATACGCCCAAGGCACTGATGAATAATTCAACACTCCTACCCAGCTCACCGCCAGTCAAGCACGCAGCCATCAAAGCGGTTCTGTTCGATCTCGACGATACGCTGTGGCCAATTGTGCCGGTGATCGCACGCGCCGAACAAGTGCTGTTTGAATGGCTGCAAGCCAACGCCAGTGCGGTCAGCCGCCAATTTACGATTGACAGCTTGCGCCAGCAGCGGCTGGAACTGGTCGCCACCAATCCGGTTTTCAAGTTCGACCTCTGGAAGCTACGCCACGCTGCACTGACCGAGGCGCTCAATCAGGTTGGCGAAGATCCGGCCAAGGCGGATGCGGCAATGGCGGTCTTTTCCGAGGCACGCCATGCCGTGACGCCGTTCAATGACGTCCGACCGGCATTGACCAGCTTGCAACAGCGGCTACCGCTGGGAACGGTATCGAACGGCTTTGCCGATCTTGGCAAAATTGGCCTGGCCAGCCATTTCCAGGCCTCGATCGCCGCCCATAGTTTCGGCAGCGCCAAGCCCGATCCGGCGATTTTTCACGCGGCCTGCGCCGCTCTCAATGTGGCGCCGCAAGAAACCTTGTATGTCGGCGACGATCCCTTGCTGGATGTGGTCGGCGCCCAGCAGGCCGGCTTGCAGGCGGTCTGGATCAATCGTTTTGAGCGCACGCTGCCGGCCGGGATCCAGCCGCAAGCCAGCTGCACCAGCTTGCATGAGCTGGAAACGTGGTTGGACGGCTATCGGACTTAGGTTGAGCGGCTGCAAGAACAAACTGCAGTTCGCTGAAAAAACAGTGTATAAGTGCGTCATAAGCCTCTGCCAA from the Collimonas arenae genome contains:
- a CDS encoding NAD kinase, with protein sequence MWPKKIPSSPSQAGSPANLPESMPKTIAIVGKYFAAGISESLTEIADFLQGRGHHVVLETETAQNVALPIAAMTPEQIGRQADAAIIVGGDGTMLGIARQLAPYDVPLIGINQGRLGFITDISLERMLPVLGEMLDGKVDSERRSLLQGSVVRDGQEIFSALAFNDVVVARGAGSGMAELMVEVDGRFMYNQRSDGLIVATPTGSTAYALSAGGPLLHPSLGGMVLVPIAPHALSNRPIVIPDSSEIVIEIVNGRDLSVNFDMQTLASLQHGDRILIRRSEHTITFLHPAGWSYYDTLRQKLHWNEYPSRDGQLK
- a CDS encoding HAD family hydrolase produces the protein MNNSTLLPSSPPVKHAAIKAVLFDLDDTLWPIVPVIARAEQVLFEWLQANASAVSRQFTIDSLRQQRLELVATNPVFKFDLWKLRHAALTEALNQVGEDPAKADAAMAVFSEARHAVTPFNDVRPALTSLQQRLPLGTVSNGFADLGKIGLASHFQASIAAHSFGSAKPDPAIFHAACAALNVAPQETLYVGDDPLLDVVGAQQAGLQAVWINRFERTLPAGIQPQASCTSLHELETWLDGYRT